The sequence cctgcgatgggttggcactccgtccagggtgtatcctgcctcgatgcccgttgAAATCTGagttaggcacaggctccccgtgacccgagtagttcggataagcggtagaaaatgaatgagatttTTAACAGCATTTGATttgatgtgtaaaaaaaaatgatgagcAACAATCTTTGTAAACTTGTGTAACTTGGGCAAAGTCTGGCTTTGTGAGCGCGTCCCATATATTTGCCACCTTACTATCCCAGAAGTTGCAGTGCCTGATGGTGAGGCTCACCGCCATGAACCACCCAACCCTCATGACGAGGTTCACATAGAGAAGCGCAAGAACCAGCAGGAGCTCAATGAAGAAAACAATCAAGTTCCTGCAAAGGTGGAGGAAGAGATGGCAGAACAGGGGGCAGGCCAGCAGCAGGAGCTGGCAGAAGATAGAGGGAAGAATGAGGTGGTGCAGAAAAAGCAAGATGCTGCAAAGGTCCATGTGGCCCAGGACCTGTCAAATGAGATCCATGAGAAGGTAGAAGAACAGAAGCAGCCAGAGGTAGTGAAGGAGCAGGAAGCTGAGAACAGACTGCAAGGTGTTAAGAAATCAGAGGACAACGATAAACAATTCGCAGACTCCCAGCCTCTTAAACGTGAGTACCTATAAACGACATTTTAACAAAAATCGTTCATACCATCTGCAAGTCGGCTGCCTTGATTTATAAGCTTAGAACTGGTTCCTATTAACAAGTAAAAGGCCCTTCTATATGTGAAACCTGCAACACTGCCACAATATATTCCCATGATACAAGTTAATTCCTCTGTCACTTAGGTTTCATCAGCCGCCTTTCTTTGTTCCCTACTATTAATAAGACACAAAAGCACAGGTTTCAAGTTACCATTAAACCGGAAAGCATAAAGCCTTCTTTCCCCCGAAGACTTTCCCGTGATGGACAAATGAAATTATACTGAATCGAATCCTACTGTATCGAATTGTGTCACCAGTTCACTGTGACAGACTTGTGAATGTTGCTCGGTCTGAAATGGTCGAAACTACTAAGGATTTTTAACGTGCTTATTTGACCTCACTCACTGACCGATCCACTGTTTAGACCCTGACCCAGCAGGCCATTTGGCTGAGGTGAACGGTGTGGCTGCCAGTCAAGAGcataaagaagagaaaaaaacggATGGGAAGGACACCAAGGAAGGAGATGGAGACAAGATGGAAGGTAAACAAGCTTGCTCTAATGgaagaattaaattaaatgagtaGAATTAAATGTGATAAGAGAAACCTTTGTTGTCCTTTAGTTTAGTCTTTCGCATATCATTTCTAAGAGTTTACGAAATACATAAATTGcattttactgtgtaaatgtataaatgttacaatttttttgtatatccatatactgtatgtattctcTTGGTTTTTAACCAGTTTTGTTAACCTGCAATTAGGTTAGTCAGTAGGTCATTTCTTTTCAGTTCCTTTTTCCTGATtcaagtccaaagacatgcatggtaggttgattggcatctctggaaaattgtccctagtgtgagtgaatgagagtgtgtgtgtatgccctgtgatgggttgtatcctgcctcgatgcccgatgacgcctgagataggcacaggctccccgtgacccgagtagttcggataagcggtagaaaatgaatgaatgaagttattttgtaaaaaagCTGACCCTGCATGACAGGTGTTTTGGTTTATCATGATGAAATAGCATGCAAAAGCACAGTGAATCTTACTTCTGTTTCTTTTGCTtggcttgatttttttttattaaggcaCTCTTAAGGCACTCTttactctgtctctttctgtctcttcctcCACCGCTCTGTTGTGCCATGGACTCCTGACACAGTGATTAAAAAGATTGTCGCAGGTATGACGCTCTAGCCTTTGCCTTCTAACATGCTGTGTTTGACAGAAGCACCTTAGACACCTTCACTTAACGCTACACTATTCCGTCCGCTCTATATCCTTTCCTAAACatcttgtttttaattttccTGTGTTCCCGAGGGAACAACAATATTCTACTAACAACCAGTTCTTGATGTGATTTGTTCCGACACTTCGAAGAGGTCCATAGTGGAAATACTAAACGTTTAATGCAGATTGATTCATTAACCTTTGAGAGAACGCATGAATGCTTACATGGTTATCATTTTGTTACATGTAGCCTAGTTAGCCTCTACTTACAGACAGGGTCTCCGAtttctgaaagccaatgttgacatataaaatcaccaaaacaaacacgcccctaacccaaatgggtcccacccctgtatcgatagctctgcccacacatacatacgtaacccaggcgactaatggaaagaaatgtgtctttatcatagctgaagggaagaacaatacgattgcagataaacaaacaagcaaaaatgacacacaagcataatcatgtaaaggacaaaggcatatattagttctgtgtaacaaagcaaaaccaacgttactcacctatcgagaaggataaaagtgcctcggcgtcttaagtaaagttgaatttcccgagtcaataactcctgagctaaacgctgttactacacaaaacgtggttgtagctgcctctctacattactacgatagaaaagaggtgttatttgtgtagtaacagcgtttagctcaggagttattgactcgggaaactccaatctgtgaatatgtggccaacttcctgctccttcagttctctccagcgctggaaagctgatcctatattaacacatcctacttcttgccttatcgtaagtctttcttcgctttctttctttgtttttatcctccgtgtcaatgttaaaaccgcttcctgctaatgtcacacatgcgcactgaacacactctccgccgcatattgacaagacccacccctttctgctcattggctacacgttagttttgatttttgtttattattcggcccgactcagttttccgaagcatttctcaaaaatcggagaccctgccttttaAATTTCCTAGCTCATTACTCTAAATAAAGGCAAATAATGCATATTACTTAGCGCTAGAATACCAGCAGCTAATCATTTAGATTATAAATGTCTCTTATGTTATCTCTTACTTCAGAGGGAGCGTTGGACCATGCTGTGCTACTGCAGGTAATCAAAGAGCAGCAAGAGCAGCAGAAGAGGCTGCTAGACCAACAGGAGAAACTCCTGGCTGTAATTGAGGAGCAGCACAAAGAGATCCATCAGAAaaaggatgaagaggaggaacCCAAAGCTGCAGGTTATTTGAAAGTATACTTTTTGAGTCCCTAGTAATACAATCTATACCAAAAGCTTTACTAAAAGCATCCAATACTAAGATGGTATAAAAACGTGTTTTCAAgagttatatacacacaaacagtgcgGTCCAGAAGTCGGAGAGCACTAGTGAAAATGCTTctgatatatttattacatgaaTTTCAGACTCTATTAGAGTCTGAATGACAGCGTGCACTTGAGCTgacatggactccacaagagtTTGGGCAAAATATTTAAATCCGTCCAAGATCAAATGTGTGTCGTCTGAACACATGCTTCAATAGATTAGATGTGAGGAAAATCTGACTCTTTGTATAAAGCAGTTACAATGGtcagtaaaacatttttacttctTTAAATACGGAATTTGAAACGGTGCAGAATAGTTAATGTCCCAGATTCACTTTCTTTGTTTCAAATATTATATCAAAtattattcaaatataaatattaatcaaatataatcaaaatattaaaatatttaatatattaaaataaaatattaaacaaatattattcTAAGCAAAAACAATTCTAAGGTTTCAATGTGGTCTTAGAGTTTTGGACCACAATGTTTGTctagtagaggtcttctcaggtctaTAGAAATGTACCCGCCCCGAAGTGACCCCAATCACTTTTTTACCCGAACCTGacgtgcatttttttattttttttaagaaagacccaacccgagacaaacccgaaaaaatttgACCCGAGTCCGAGCCaacccgttggcaatttttttaaccagactggacccgaatgttgcgtaactctacactaaagtaaccgctacagtgtggattcaaaattgattgacaggtctgttttttattagcttaccgccagccacacgtcgccagccacacgtcgctagcggtcttggcaaacagaggagaggttggaaaaggactcgagtcgatgcacagacgcgagatacagtagttcgggtcttctcgggtccgtttgttaaaaacacattcattttaaatgacccgagacccgatgccgctattattaaacccgacccgtgtccgaggtacacgtgaaacttttatacccgaacccgctcggggcGGACCGCGGGTTTTCAGAtttaagtggacccgtgaagacctctaatgtctatactgtatacagtacaataatcAACACGTATTGTATTTAGGTGATGCTGCAGCTGATGCAGGTGAAATAGTTCAGCAGAAGCAGAACGACAAAGCGGATGGAGACGGACAGGTGAAAGCCGCAGAACAGTTCTCAGACAACCACCAGGAACCTGAGAATGCAGCTCCTGTAGCTGAGGCCCAAATGCAACCAGCGAAAGACCCGATTATAAAAAGCGATTTGGAAGAAGCAGCAGAGAGCAAAAAGAATGCTGCGCCTCTTAACCCAGCACAAGACGAAGTCAAACAGGAGAAACAGCCTCCGCAGGTTGCAGTGCATGGAGATGGTAACAACCAGAAAGAACTTGGGGCACGAGGGGTGCCATTGCGCCAGCATCAGCTTGACCCTCCTAAACATAAGCTGGACGAGCTTCAATCAGATGATATCGCCAAGGAGGAAGAGCGAGTAAGACAAAGGTTAGCCCAGCTGGAAGCTGAGAAAGAACATCTTGAAAAGGAGAGATTGGAGAAGGAGAGGCTCGAGAAGGAAAGACTGGAGAAGGACAGGCTCGAGAAGGACAGGCTCGAGAAGGACAGGCTCGAGAAGGACAGGCTCGAGAAGGACAGGCTCGAGAAGGACAGGCTCGAGAAGGACAGGCTCGAGAAGGACAGGCTCGAGAAGGACAGGCTCGAGAAGGAGAGGCTCGAGAAGGAAAGATTGGAGAAGGAGAGGCTCGAGAAGGAGAGGCTCGAGAAGGAAAGATTGGAGAAGGAGAGGCTCGAGAAGGAGAGGCTCGAGAAAGAGAGGGTGGAAGCAGAGAGGTTGAAAAATGAGAAGGCCAGGCTTGATGAAGAAATTGCAAAGCAGGCTGAGCAGGAGCAGAAGTTGATGGAGCAGAGGGAAAAATTGGTCCAGATGCAGAACGTAATCGACAGACGAAACAACGATCAGAATGACGTCATCCATAAAGAGAAGCAAGTTCCACAACCTGTGAAGAAAGGAGGTAGGGACTTAAAGGTGAATTTGGGTACTCAAGAAGAGGGGCCTCAGAAAGAACACAAGAGTAGGGAGGAAGGAGAGATGGACCTGAGGAGGCGACGCAGGGATCTGGGGGCTGGTGAGAGACAAGTGCCTGGACTGGAACCACTGCTGGAGCTGGGCGGGTCAGACCTCCATGTAGCACTCGAAGCTCAGCTGCTGGCTGGAGCTATAGTTCATTCCCGCCAGATTAAACAGACTTCACATGAGCAGAACAAAGATGAGTAGTTTTCCAGATTTCTAGCTTTCTTGGGACTCTGTGCTACAGAAATCTGCCTTTCGTAACAGTGATCTAAAAGAAAATGGTTGGCTTTTAATCTCTTATCCAAATCGACTTGTTAAAGATTTCTGTAAACTAAGGATTAATGCCAAGGTGCATCGGGAAGGTCAGTGTAAAGGTCACTGTTGATTTGCATCCATGTACATGGTCTTTAGATCTTCTACATTCATCCTAAAGGTTGAAGTGGGTCCATTATAAATCTCTTCAAAGCAGCAGGTCAATTCTGAGCGATTAAACTGCCCAAGTTTCCATAAACATCTTTAACATCATGAAAATGATAATACTGTCTGATCCTATACTTTTATGTGTATGAGAGTTTACTCCCACTGAGTGTTTACTTCCACTTCTGGGTGTTTTTTCTATAAAGTAAAGGCCAAATGTTTTAGTGgaacatgcacgcgcacacgcacacacgcacacacacgcacacgcacacacacgcacacgcacacacacgcacacacaccagaccTGTTCTTTCTCTTCACATTCATTCCACTTCTGTGTAGTTTGGGTAGCATTCAGTAATATCAGTCCACTTGAACTGTGTCCAGCAGTCcattaatattgtgttatttatatgaAGTCACGACACAATCCATTTCTGGTATCGTGTCTGTATTTGCAGGATTCTATTTGTTTGAGCTTACTTTAAATATCAGCTTTAAAAAAGGTATTTAAACACAAATGTGTGCACAAAGAATTTGAAGATGTACAACATAAGGCCAAAAGTAGCTGGagccctgaccatcacacataTGTGGGCACATAGTTCTATAAAGTGTCCTTGTATACTTAAGCAGTCTAATTtgccttcactggaactaagaggcctgtacctgttccagcatgacaatgctcctgtgtATAAAATAAGGTCTATGAAGATACAGTGCCAAGATTGGAGTGGAGGAAATTACGTAAGTGGCCTGCATGAGCCCTGAgttcaaccccactgaacatgTTTGGGATGAACCAGAATGACGACTGCACCCAGGCCATGTTTGTCTAAAATTATCATTGATTTCACTCATGTGTTTGTGGCTGAATAGACAAATGGGTTTATATGAAGAGTTGAAGTTGTTATAACAGAAAAGGAGACTAGACAAGAACAAGAAATGTGTTCAACCAGAATGTATgggtatgatggtcaggtgtccacaaacatttggctaGATGACGTAGGTGAATACTAGACTTATCATTTATAAAACCCAGATAAAGGACCAAACATTGTTCATGTTAAAGAACCCAAATTGCCACCTTTTCTTTCTTGATTACATGAAATGCTGTTAAACTTAGCTGGAGGTAAAGACTAAAGTTATCCTGGCTCATAATGCTCCATTCTGTGATGAACGGTAAACGGTGACCAGAGCATTTTCCTTATAATGAATGTGTTGATTTCTTTTAAAGGAGAACAGTCTTGGGGCTCAAGATTTGAACATGAATATTTGCAACTATTGAGCACTTTGTTAATGCTACAATAAACCAAAAGATTATTGTCCAGGAAAGGGTTTcatagaaatgtttatttttctaggCCTATTagattctaatttatttttctcctttttggagtgactttgtgtttaaaaaaaaaaaaagttacaagagAAAACTGTCAGTAATTAGTTCAATTGTTGttggatatattttttttctatgtataGAAATactataaaacaaaattttGGACCATTTTACAAAGCTTGAGTCATGCCAGTGTATagatttatctgtgtgtgtttctcttgtTCTACATCCCTCACTCTTGCATAGAAATActtaatgtttctgttttcttgtAGGAGACACGTTAAGAGTTTGCCGTTTTTGTTTCTTCAGTCTTTGCCTATTTAGGTTTATGGTTTGCTAAATATAATAGTTGATATTGTGTTGTTCTGGCTTGCTTTCAGGGTTTATTCTTTTAACATATctcatgtgtgtttattgttcaggTGAGCTAAAGCTGGTTAAACTGTTGTCAATTCTACAGCCTGTACATTTACTGTACCAACCTGAACCTGGTGTTTCAGAGGTTTAAAGTTttgaaaatattcaaataaattgtgttttgCGGAGGAGGATATACAAAAGAATGACCTACCATCATCTCTCAGGTggtaattaaatgaaaatgctTGTTAATTTTGTTACAGCGATGTATTTTTCAGGTTTTAGTGCAGTTTATTGGTTTGACATTGGAAAACCACAACACCAGTTACATTTTTTGCTTATTAAACAATGACCCAGTAtcgtttttgtcttttttttatagtcATATCGAATGTCTGAAAAAAGCATTGTCCGGCATTAAATAGGTCATACAGCTATCATGTTTTGCAATCACACAGAGAATTATGTAAGAAACATTTTGTCCCATCGTCCTTCATGAGTAAAAAGTCATTCGTTATTTGTCAGTTCACTGAGATCGAAGCCTTTTTGCGTTTAAATCGATGTCGCTTCCTACAAGTTTACAATAGCTGTAAATTAATTTGCCATATtttaaaactttgcttttacTCATGATGTCCTGATGCACACTTCAAATCCtgtaacatttttgtaaatgacCTTAAattttatgtaattatataattgTGAAGAAAATTGCACTGAGCAGAGAAAATTATTAGtcacacatttacagtaagGAAAAAATACATCATGTACCCAGTGtctttatagaaaaaaaatcttcaatcGTTCCTATATAAGAAATTAATGAAGCATTCACATTGTTTTGGGATGTTATTATTGTGCCGCAGTAATGAAGAGAGACTGTAATAGTCGATAtcgtaacaaatgaaaacacacTCAATGAAATAAACCAGCTTCAGTCAACCGTTCAGCTTAATAAACCTAGGTTTGGTAGAATAGAAACATTTTCACAGAGCCAGAACCTTTAAATTAACACCTTTTACTCACTCCACTTGAGGACGAACTGCAATGTTTCAGCCCTGTGTTTTTCTACACATACATCAAGTAGGTTTTACAGTCACCCTAACTTTAGCTGTAAACGTTTAGAAACCAGAGTCTGTTGTAAATTTTCTAATTGGCTGTTTAGATTGTATGTTGATCTCAAGTCATTAGTGACTTGGACTTTATGGCCACACCATCAATTAACATGGATAACAAGGGGTTAGGTTCTTGAGCAGGGTGTCAGTAACACCATTGCAGCCTGGGTTTCCATATGTGCAGAACTGTGGTCTATGAGCTTTCAGGATGTGTGTGACATGAAGCTCATGGCAATACATTAATCAAGCCTTTTATGTTTATCACCTGTTCACACTGCACCAGGACCAGTTCTTCCGAGCTCTGTCTTTCTAAGGTGCCTCTTCACAGCAGCTCCGAGATCAGGAGTGAAGGCCAGGTTGTGCCACCCTTAGAGTCATAACACACCTCATTACTCATCCGGTCTGATTTGGCTCCTACAGCCACTCAGACGCCCCAGCAcgctctcggtctctctctctctattactcTAAAGCAAATGAATAGTCTGCTTTTGGTTCCCTCAAGTCCTTTATGCACATCTTGATCTAATCTATTAAATTGTTCTAGATaatagagacagaaagagtgtgtgGGAGAACAACCTTTCCATACATTACTGCAGCAGCATGGAAAACCACACTGCAGGAAAATTTCCCCACACACCCACTTCCCACTGATCACTCAAAACCTGAGAcgtataaatcatttattttatgcacCAAGATTTTGTTATGAATgttcaaacatttaaacaaaaagcacaacaacggaaaaaaatattaacaacaaaTGTGGCAGTATGACCTAAATTTAGGTTATTGTCTGTTTGGTGTTTCATATGTTCTCTGTTTTCTGGTTTCCTCACACTTTTTGAAAAAACGACAACATGCCCTTAGGTGGATTGTCTTTACTAAATTACCTCTACATTTGAATGTATATGCATCGATGTCCTACTCAGCATCTATTCCAGTCTTAAGCCTAATGTTTCTTGAAATGGCTCAGAATCCACCATGaccttgaccaggataaagcacttcCTGAAGATAAGTGAACGAATGTCTCAGCAGCAAGTAATTATCCAACAAGGCATACAAAGTGTATTCTTCCTCTACTTGATACGCTGATTTGCCTGCAAAGAAAAATGAATTCATTAGAGTTCTGATTCAAGTTGATCCTCAACTTTGTTTTAGgtaatttaataaaacatgaaaagaaataaagagatagTTTTGCTAACTATTTTCTATgcagatattattattaagtattaaaaaaaacaataataaaaacagctaAACTACAGCAAAACAGCAGCTTTAACAAATCTGTAGCCTTTACAAtttctgggtaaaaaaaaaccccacaacaaTCAGAACAAGAACAAACCAGAGTGATCCCAGGACCTCTCATTTGAAGAGTTTTAACTTAATTGTATTGTCAAGgacattatacattaaaaaaaaataattttgtcctaaaaaaaaaacaatgcacatTCGCATTAAACTGTATACAGTGTTAATAAGATCTAATGACTTCTAATGAAGCACAGATCAGTATGAAATAGCTAATATTGTTTGAGCTGTATAAGTATATCAGTAGAACTAACAGCGTTGATGAAGCATCTCTTTAGAGCTTCAAACTCTTTTAGACACAAATCTTTCTTCAGCTCCTGTTTCCCAGTTGTAGTGGAAGCCACACATTTACCATAAGCAGCTGCCTAAAACACAAAGCAGTTCACATATTAGTTCAGAGAGATACAGTGAGGTTAAACACCAAAACGTGTTCATACTAAGTTTGATGTTTACCTCCCCTGAGCACCGAGCAAACATCTCAGGGAATCTCCTCATCCTCTGCCGGCTACTGGACCAAACGTTTCTCCCTGACATGACTGACAACACGCACAAGTCCCGCCTCCTACACTACATACAGCATGTGCCAAAGTCAGCTCCCTAAACTACCCTCTATGTTTGATAAAAAGTCATTTCATCGATATGAATTCGATTCATAGTGCAATAAACGAAGGTCACTGTTACAAAATTATATCTTTATCACGCAGTATATtagcaaaagaaacaaacaaatccgaAAGACATAACAACCCTCTACAAGGGCAGCGCCATGTTTGTGGACTAGCTTTATGCTTTCTTCAAGTGCTCCTTTGTATCCTCGAATTCCAATAAAGCCCAAGTT is a genomic window of Tachysurus fulvidraco isolate hzauxx_2018 chromosome 8, HZAU_PFXX_2.0, whole genome shotgun sequence containing:
- the ndufaf8 gene encoding NADH dehydrogenase [ubiquinone] 1 alpha subcomplex assembly factor 8 isoform X1; translated protein: MSGRNVWSSSRQRMRRFPEMFARCSGEAAAYGKSAYQVEEEYTLYALLDNYLLLRHSFTYLQEVLYPGQGHGGF
- the ndufaf8 gene encoding NADH dehydrogenase [ubiquinone] 1 alpha subcomplex assembly factor 8 isoform X2, producing MSGRNVWSSSRQRMRRFPEMFARCSGEAAAYGKCVASTTTGKQELKKDLCLKEFEALKRCFINAANQRIK